A stretch of Cytophagales bacterium DNA encodes these proteins:
- a CDS encoding 6-phosphofructokinase — protein sequence MKPSVVIICGGGPAPGINTVIATVAKAFIADDYRVLGIHHGYQGLFSENPEIKEFDFEHADRIFSRGGSTLIMSRFKPKDTDFNTRLFEKENVKLLVTIGGDDTASTANRIAKYLKSNNIDISNIHVPKTIDNDLPLPDRNPTFGFHSAKDEGVRIGHTVYEDARTSRQWFVMSAMGRSAGHLAFGIATGCHFPMMVIPEMFNKTEVTLDKIINLIISSIVKRKILGIEYGVAMVSEGVFHILNIKEIEKSGISFTYDAHGHPELGNVSKAHIFNILLQKRLQALDIHIKSRPTELGYELRCARPIGFDLTLCSLLGLGVKKLFNEGITGCIVSANSTGDISPIYLEDFQKDGKVEPRLVDIEAQISRLFLDELHYLTPGDREAAKSYLPDPENYEFDQVLNWA from the coding sequence GTGAAACCTAGCGTTGTTATTATTTGTGGCGGGGGACCTGCCCCCGGGATTAATACCGTGATTGCCACGGTGGCCAAAGCCTTTATTGCCGATGATTACCGGGTGCTGGGCATCCACCATGGCTACCAGGGGCTGTTTTCGGAAAATCCGGAGATCAAGGAATTTGATTTCGAGCATGCTGATCGGATTTTTAGCCGAGGTGGATCAACTCTGATCATGAGCCGATTCAAACCAAAGGACACGGATTTCAATACCCGCCTGTTTGAAAAAGAAAATGTCAAATTGTTGGTGACCATCGGTGGCGACGATACCGCTTCTACGGCCAATAGAATTGCCAAATACCTGAAATCAAACAACATTGACATCAGCAATATCCATGTACCGAAAACCATCGATAATGACCTGCCGCTCCCAGATCGGAATCCAACTTTTGGGTTCCATTCCGCCAAAGATGAAGGGGTGAGGATTGGCCATACGGTTTACGAAGATGCTCGGACATCAAGACAATGGTTTGTCATGTCTGCCATGGGAAGGTCCGCGGGACATCTGGCATTTGGTATCGCTACCGGGTGCCACTTCCCGATGATGGTCATTCCGGAAATGTTTAACAAAACCGAAGTGACCCTCGATAAAATCATCAACCTTATTATTTCCTCCATTGTCAAGAGAAAGATCCTGGGAATTGAGTACGGGGTAGCGATGGTGAGTGAGGGTGTTTTTCATATCCTCAACATAAAAGAAATTGAAAAGAGTGGGATCTCATTTACTTACGATGCCCATGGCCATCCGGAGCTAGGCAATGTAAGTAAGGCCCATATTTTCAATATTTTGCTTCAAAAGCGCTTGCAAGCACTTGATATCCATATCAAAAGTCGACCCACGGAGTTGGGTTATGAATTGCGATGTGCCCGACCTATAGGGTTCGACCTAACGCTCTGCTCACTTTTGGGATTAGGCGTAAAGAAGCTGTTCAATGAAGGCATTACTGGCTGCATTGTCAGTGCGAATTCTACGGGAGATATTAGCCCCATTTATCTGGAAGATTTTCAGAAAGATGGCAAAGTAGAACCACGACTGGTAGATATTGAAGCACAAATCTCCAGGTTGTTTCTGGATGAACTCCATTACCTCACACCTGGAGATAGAGAGGCCGCGAAATCGTATTTACCAGATCCTGAGAATTATGAATTTGATCAAGTATTGAACTGGGCATGA
- a CDS encoding MFS transporter: MKLRGLRWWVVGLIALATIINYIDRQTLSVLWPQIADDLFPDKGIDERKAIYANITIIFMFSYAFGQAIFGKIFDWIGTRIGFALSIGVWSIATALHAFAGSFTTFALFRSILGISEAGNWPGAAKGNAEWFPTKERAFAQGLFNSGAAIGGLVSIPIISSLSLALGSWVAIFIAVAALGFIWLIPWFAIVKAPPKSHPWITDEEKEYILSGQKSATGNQDSSSEEGYNPSTGKLLTHRQSWGVIIASAAIDPIWWLFISWIPIYLFEVYNMDVKGLLIYGWVPYVGAMFGAWFGGLLAQNRLKAGWSVDRARKLVITIGCLIMLPSLLALASPGGPTTAVIIMATILFGFQTAIGNIQTLPSDFFSGKTVGTLAGFAGMAAKLAAAGLTFFVPWLTSGGNYQPVFYIGSALALIALAGVLLLCGKIEPLKPTA, translated from the coding sequence ATGAAATTACGAGGATTAAGATGGTGGGTGGTAGGCCTGATTGCGCTAGCAACCATCATCAACTACATCGACCGGCAAACCTTGAGTGTCCTTTGGCCTCAAATTGCCGATGATCTTTTTCCAGACAAAGGAATTGATGAACGCAAAGCGATCTATGCTAACATCACCATCATTTTCATGTTCTCCTATGCATTTGGTCAGGCCATTTTCGGGAAGATTTTTGACTGGATAGGAACCCGCATAGGGTTTGCTTTATCCATTGGTGTTTGGTCCATTGCTACAGCGCTTCATGCGTTTGCAGGCTCATTTACAACCTTTGCCTTATTTCGATCCATTTTGGGGATCTCAGAAGCGGGAAACTGGCCGGGAGCCGCAAAAGGGAATGCAGAATGGTTTCCAACCAAAGAAAGAGCTTTTGCACAAGGGTTATTTAACTCAGGTGCAGCGATCGGAGGACTTGTTTCTATTCCAATCATTTCATCATTATCTCTTGCACTTGGGAGTTGGGTCGCTATCTTCATTGCAGTGGCGGCCCTTGGTTTCATCTGGTTGATTCCCTGGTTTGCTATCGTAAAAGCTCCTCCTAAGTCACACCCATGGATTACCGACGAGGAAAAGGAATATATCCTCAGTGGCCAAAAATCAGCAACCGGTAATCAAGATTCAAGCAGCGAGGAAGGATATAATCCTAGTACAGGAAAATTGCTTACCCATCGTCAAAGTTGGGGGGTGATTATTGCTTCAGCTGCCATTGACCCCATTTGGTGGTTATTCATTTCCTGGATTCCTATCTACTTGTTCGAAGTATACAACATGGATGTCAAGGGGTTATTGATTTACGGATGGGTGCCCTATGTTGGAGCCATGTTCGGTGCCTGGTTCGGAGGTCTATTGGCTCAGAACCGATTAAAGGCTGGATGGTCTGTAGACAGGGCTAGAAAATTAGTGATCACCATCGGATGTTTGATCATGTTGCCATCTCTACTGGCTTTGGCGAGTCCAGGTGGTCCGACCACAGCGGTAATCATCATGGCAACTATTCTTTTCGGATTTCAAACAGCCATTGGAAATATCCAAACCTTACCGAGTGATTTTTTCAGTGGTAAGACGGTAGGTACGCTTGCCGGATTTGCAGGTATGGCTGCTAAACTGGCCGCAGCAGGGTTGACCTTTTTCGTGCCCTGGCTAACCAGTGGAGGGAATTACCAACCAGTATTCTACATCGGGTCGGCATTGGCCTTGATAGCCCTGGCTGGCGTGTTGCTTCTATGTGGCAAGATTGAGCCACTCAAACCAACTGCTTAA
- a CDS encoding cupin domain-containing protein produces the protein MERNSDKYVLTEGMEWEELGGGVSRKMLGYDNQIMMVLVKFEKGALGSPHSHFHTQATYVVSGSFEFEIDGVKQVVKGGDGVYIEPNLLHSALCLEEGMLIDTFSPVREDFLSGAGVSYFGDKD, from the coding sequence ATGGAGAGAAATAGCGATAAATATGTCCTAACCGAAGGCATGGAATGGGAGGAACTCGGAGGAGGAGTATCCAGAAAAATGCTTGGATATGATAACCAGATCATGATGGTTCTGGTGAAATTCGAAAAAGGTGCATTGGGTTCACCGCACAGTCATTTTCACACCCAGGCAACTTATGTGGTCTCAGGTTCATTTGAATTTGAAATCGATGGTGTGAAACAGGTGGTCAAAGGGGGAGATGGCGTTTATATCGAGCCTAACTTGCTTCATAGTGCCCTTTGCCTGGAAGAAGGGATGCTGATCGATACATTCAGTCCGGTAAGGGAAGATTTTCTTAGTGGAGCGGGAGTATCTTATTTCGGTGATAAAGATTGA
- a CDS encoding sugar kinase — MSKKVVTFGEVMMRLSPPGHAKFSQATTVDLAYGGGEANVAISLAYFGLEALHVTRFPDNLLGKSATQFLRHHWLDTSRIIYGDGRMGKYFLEKGAVHRSSEVVYERDQSAFSSIAPGMVDWDEILKEASWFHWTGISPAISQSAADTCQEAIAAANKLGIPVSGDIHSRKSLWQYGKSQQEVIPEMVEGCDVVIASTYDMNEILGIGEIDSPFEESARQLTNDYPRVRKVVDKDRESVSASHNRIEGFMWSENSMYRSPSFDVTHIVDRVGTGDAYAAGLIYGLLSYEREQDAVNFAAAACALKHTVEGDANVVSAEDVQRIVIGNTTGIIIR, encoded by the coding sequence ATGAGCAAGAAGGTCGTCACATTTGGTGAAGTCATGATGAGGTTGTCGCCTCCGGGTCATGCCAAATTTTCCCAGGCGACTACTGTTGATTTGGCTTATGGCGGAGGAGAAGCAAATGTGGCCATTTCACTCGCTTATTTTGGTCTTGAAGCGCTCCATGTAACGCGATTCCCGGATAACTTACTTGGCAAGTCAGCCACGCAATTTTTAAGACATCACTGGCTGGATACTTCCAGAATCATCTATGGTGATGGCCGAATGGGGAAGTACTTCCTGGAGAAAGGAGCTGTTCATCGAAGCAGTGAGGTTGTTTATGAACGTGATCAGTCTGCCTTTTCAAGTATAGCACCGGGAATGGTGGATTGGGATGAGATTTTGAAGGAGGCTTCCTGGTTCCATTGGACGGGCATTTCTCCGGCGATCAGCCAAAGTGCTGCGGACACCTGCCAGGAAGCCATTGCTGCGGCGAATAAACTTGGCATTCCTGTATCAGGAGATATTCATTCCAGAAAGAGTTTGTGGCAGTACGGGAAAAGCCAGCAAGAGGTCATTCCTGAAATGGTAGAGGGGTGCGATGTGGTCATTGCCAGTACGTATGACATGAACGAAATTTTGGGTATTGGTGAAATTGATTCTCCGTTTGAAGAGAGTGCAAGGCAATTGACGAATGACTATCCTCGGGTAAGGAAAGTCGTTGATAAAGACCGGGAAAGTGTTAGTGCTTCACATAATCGAATTGAAGGTTTTATGTGGAGTGAAAACAGCATGTATCGGTCACCGTCATTTGACGTCACACACATAGTGGATCGAGTGGGTACCGGGGATGCGTATGCTGCTGGATTGATTTATGGCTTATTAAGTTACGAAAGAGAACAAGATGCAGTGAATTTTGCAGCTGCAGCTTGTGCATTAAAACATACCGTCGAAGGGGATGCCAATGTGGTATCTGCGGAAGACGTTCAAAGAATTGTAATAGGAAATACAACAGGAATAATCATTAGATAA
- a CDS encoding sugar kinase, with the protein MDQKVVTFGEIMLRLAPPGFLRFSQANSFDVVYGGGESNVAVSLANYGVPVDFVTRLPKNDIGECALMEMRKRGVNTQNIIFGGDRLGIYFLETGAVSRGSKVVYDRAHSAMAEIEPGMVDWSKVFEGAAWFHWTGITPAISQGAADACLEAVKAASEMGITISTDLNYRAKLWKYCSADHREAIMTELTAYCDVVLGNEEDAEMHFGIKPEGISVQTEGHNVKAEAFLSVCQQMMKKFPKAKKVITTLRGSISASHNTWAGVLYDGTKMYDTRQYQITDIVDRVGGGDSFMGGLIYGLLQYPDDDQNALDFAVAASCLKHTIKGDANLVTVAEVEKLMKGDASGRVAR; encoded by the coding sequence ATGGATCAAAAAGTCGTAACATTTGGAGAAATCATGCTTCGGTTAGCCCCTCCTGGTTTCTTGAGGTTTTCACAAGCCAACAGTTTCGATGTGGTTTATGGAGGCGGTGAATCAAATGTCGCGGTATCGTTGGCGAACTACGGCGTGCCGGTGGATTTTGTCACTCGATTACCTAAAAATGACATTGGAGAATGTGCCTTAATGGAAATGAGGAAGCGGGGTGTAAACACCCAGAATATCATTTTCGGCGGAGATAGGTTAGGGATCTATTTTTTAGAAACTGGTGCGGTAAGTAGAGGCAGTAAAGTCGTTTACGATCGAGCGCATTCAGCCATGGCTGAGATTGAACCAGGAATGGTAGATTGGTCAAAAGTATTTGAAGGAGCTGCCTGGTTTCACTGGACAGGAATTACGCCTGCCATTTCACAAGGTGCCGCAGATGCCTGTTTGGAAGCAGTAAAAGCGGCTTCAGAAATGGGCATTACCATTTCTACGGATCTGAACTATCGAGCGAAACTGTGGAAGTATTGTAGTGCTGATCATCGGGAGGCTATCATGACAGAATTGACTGCTTACTGCGATGTAGTACTTGGTAATGAAGAAGATGCCGAGATGCATTTTGGGATCAAACCAGAAGGGATTTCAGTCCAAACGGAAGGCCACAATGTGAAAGCAGAAGCCTTCTTATCCGTTTGCCAGCAGATGATGAAAAAGTTTCCGAAAGCCAAGAAGGTAATTACGACACTTCGTGGATCAATTTCTGCTTCACACAATACCTGGGCAGGTGTACTCTACGACGGAACTAAAATGTATGATACCCGCCAATATCAAATCACAGATATTGTTGATCGAGTAGGTGGAGGGGATTCATTTATGGGAGGATTGATTTACGGACTGTTGCAGTATCCGGATGACGATCAGAATGCTCTGGATTTTGCCGTAGCGGCCTCTTGCTTGAAACATACGATTAAGGGGGATGCCAATTTGGTGACTGTTGCCGAAGTGGAGAAACTCATGAAAGGAGACGCCTCCGGAAGGGTGGCGAGATAA
- a CDS encoding bifunctional 4-hydroxy-2-oxoglutarate aldolase/2-dehydro-3-deoxy-phosphogluconate aldolase, whose protein sequence is MARFSRIQVYTEMARTGMVPLFYHADIELSKNILRACYQGGARVLEFTNRGDYAHEVFRELNKFAEQELPEMILGVGSVTDAGSTALYLQLGANFVVTPVFREDIAIACNRKKVLWSPGCASLTEIARAEEMGCELVKLFPGGTYGPGFVSAIKGPQPWTNIMPTGGVSPTEENLRGWFNAGVTCVGMGSKLISKDVIKNNDYAGLEASVRECLELIDKIRTA, encoded by the coding sequence ATGGCAAGGTTTTCAAGAATTCAGGTTTACACTGAAATGGCAAGAACGGGGATGGTTCCCTTGTTTTATCATGCCGATATTGAATTGTCAAAAAACATACTACGGGCATGCTACCAGGGAGGTGCCAGGGTACTTGAGTTCACCAACCGGGGAGATTATGCCCATGAGGTTTTTAGGGAGCTCAACAAGTTCGCGGAGCAAGAATTACCCGAAATGATCCTGGGTGTTGGTTCTGTAACCGATGCTGGATCAACGGCACTTTACTTGCAATTAGGGGCAAATTTTGTGGTGACTCCAGTCTTCAGAGAAGACATTGCGATAGCTTGTAATCGAAAGAAAGTATTGTGGTCGCCAGGGTGTGCTTCCCTTACGGAAATTGCACGAGCGGAAGAGATGGGTTGCGAACTGGTTAAACTATTTCCGGGAGGGACATACGGACCAGGATTCGTGAGCGCCATCAAAGGTCCTCAACCCTGGACCAATATCATGCCTACAGGGGGCGTTTCGCCGACTGAAGAAAATTTGAGAGGCTGGTTCAATGCAGGAGTCACCTGTGTTGGAATGGGGTCTAAATTGATCTCTAAGGATGTGATTAAGAACAACGATTATGCAGGATTGGAAGCCAGTGTACGAGAATGTTTAGAATTGATCGATAAAATCAGAACTGCTTGA
- a CDS encoding SDR family NAD(P)-dependent oxidoreductase has translation MEKSNNKVAIVTGATGGIGFKVACRLGKDGFIVILNGIEDEAGSQRVKELEAEGITAEYYGFDVTKEEDVTANIKAIGEKYGRIDVLVNNAGGLGGRSRFEEMTTEFYRNVMALNLDSVFFASRAAIPYLKNGEHPTIINYTSNAGWNAGGPGAGIYGTSKAGVHAITRALAKDLAEYGIRVNAVSPGTIDTPFHAQIKSTKPEVFASWKNNIMLGRLGEPEEVASVVSFLAGNDASFITAETIQIGGGQALGI, from the coding sequence ATGGAAAAATCAAATAATAAAGTAGCAATTGTAACGGGAGCCACTGGTGGCATAGGTTTTAAAGTAGCCTGTAGACTAGGAAAAGATGGTTTCATCGTCATCCTGAATGGCATTGAAGATGAAGCCGGTTCCCAGCGAGTGAAAGAACTAGAAGCAGAGGGAATTACAGCAGAATACTATGGGTTTGATGTGACCAAAGAAGAAGATGTAACGGCTAATATTAAAGCCATTGGTGAGAAATATGGCCGAATTGATGTATTGGTAAATAATGCCGGCGGACTTGGCGGCCGTTCAAGATTCGAAGAGATGACCACTGAATTTTACCGAAACGTCATGGCACTCAATCTGGACTCTGTATTTTTTGCTTCAAGGGCGGCAATTCCATATTTGAAAAATGGAGAGCATCCTACGATCATCAACTACACTTCTAATGCGGGATGGAATGCAGGTGGTCCTGGTGCTGGAATTTATGGAACATCGAAAGCAGGAGTTCACGCCATCACCAGGGCATTGGCCAAAGATTTGGCGGAGTACGGCATCAGAGTAAATGCAGTTTCTCCTGGAACGATTGATACCCCTTTTCATGCGCAGATCAAGTCAACAAAACCAGAAGTATTTGCTTCGTGGAAGAATAATATCATGTTGGGAAGATTAGGCGAACCGGAAGAAGTAGCCTCTGTCGTATCCTTCCTGGCTGGGAATGATGCGTCATTTATTACGGCTGAGACCATTCAGATTGGCGGCGGTCAGGCACTAGGGATTTAA
- a CDS encoding glucose 1-dehydrogenase: protein MKLEGKVAVVTGGARDIGRAICVKLAKEGAKVVVNYFNSESDSADTLAAIKDVGGEAIAVKGDVTKQGDIDHLVAKTKKAFGYKLDILVNNAGGLFARKKAEELDESFYDLVMGVNFKGTVFVTQAMKPLMGKGSSIVNLASQAGRDGGGPGSALYASSKAAVMTLTRNWSKEFGPEGIRINAVCPGMIATKFHDDFTKDEVRVNVANATPLRREGKAEEVADLVAYLASDQSSFMTGNNVDINGGLAFS, encoded by the coding sequence ATGAAGTTGGAAGGAAAAGTAGCTGTTGTTACAGGTGGCGCGCGTGACATTGGGCGCGCTATCTGTGTGAAACTGGCAAAAGAAGGGGCCAAGGTAGTGGTCAATTATTTCAATAGTGAGTCGGATAGCGCAGACACACTTGCCGCTATTAAAGACGTTGGGGGTGAAGCGATTGCGGTAAAGGGAGATGTAACAAAACAGGGAGATATTGATCATCTGGTTGCTAAAACCAAAAAAGCCTTTGGTTATAAGTTGGATATACTTGTCAATAATGCTGGAGGGCTTTTTGCCCGTAAGAAAGCAGAGGAATTGGATGAATCTTTCTATGATTTGGTCATGGGAGTCAATTTCAAAGGAACGGTTTTTGTCACACAAGCAATGAAGCCATTGATGGGTAAAGGAAGTTCGATTGTTAATCTTGCCTCGCAGGCAGGACGTGATGGAGGGGGACCCGGTTCTGCGCTCTATGCTTCCTCGAAAGCGGCAGTCATGACTTTGACAAGAAACTGGTCCAAGGAATTTGGCCCGGAAGGAATTCGAATCAATGCAGTTTGCCCAGGTATGATTGCGACCAAATTTCACGATGATTTTACCAAAGATGAAGTAAGGGTCAATGTGGCGAATGCTACCCCGTTAAGGAGAGAAGGAAAGGCAGAAGAAGTAGCGGATTTGGTGGCTTACCTGGCTAGTGACCAATCGTCATTCATGACAGGAAACAATGTAGATATCAATGGGGGATTGGCCTTTTCATAA
- a CDS encoding NUDIX domain-containing protein, whose amino-acid sequence MKKKVGPLDTAVSLDSYKCTLAVECCVFGFQENELKILLVKRSIEPFKDHWLLPGGTMGEGKTLSESVHQVLFNLTGIKKIPHEQVACYSNVNRHPIKRVVSVSFYALVKPEDYPVIPRNYISEINWFSLDDLPKLGFDHEILLSEALEKLRNNLKQNLIFGELLPDRFTLTELQELYESILGEKLDRRNFRKKILQMDILEATNEKKTGVKGGPVLFKRK is encoded by the coding sequence ATGAAAAAGAAAGTTGGTCCCCTGGATACTGCCGTATCACTCGATTCCTACAAGTGTACACTTGCCGTTGAATGTTGTGTTTTCGGTTTTCAGGAGAATGAACTTAAGATCCTTTTAGTGAAGCGATCGATCGAACCATTCAAGGATCACTGGTTGCTACCAGGTGGGACCATGGGAGAGGGGAAAACCCTTTCAGAATCTGTGCATCAGGTCTTGTTCAATTTGACTGGGATCAAAAAGATACCTCATGAGCAAGTGGCTTGTTACAGCAATGTCAATAGACATCCGATCAAACGAGTGGTTTCAGTGTCATTCTATGCGTTGGTCAAACCAGAAGATTATCCAGTGATACCTAGAAACTACATTTCGGAGATCAATTGGTTTTCATTGGATGATTTGCCGAAGCTTGGGTTCGATCATGAAATTTTGCTATCAGAGGCACTCGAGAAGCTTCGTAATAATCTGAAGCAAAACCTGATTTTCGGAGAGTTGCTGCCAGACCGCTTCACATTAACAGAACTCCAGGAACTTTATGAAAGTATACTTGGTGAAAAACTGGATCGTCGCAATTTCAGAAAGAAGATTTTGCAAATGGACATTCTTGAAGCGACCAACGAAAAGAAAACCGGCGTAAAAGGCGGTCCGGTGTTGTTCAAAAGAAAATAA